Proteins encoded within one genomic window of Saccharopolyspora pogona:
- a CDS encoding zinc finger protein: MLPGGAKIGRWQPVSGGRHAFDSAARNAGPGPVVKALCGVEVSTDELQRIAPEIAWIRESTCMAFWQVLASRQ, translated from the coding sequence ATGTTGCCTGGTGGCGCGAAAATCGGGCGGTGGCAGCCGGTCAGCGGTGGTCGGCACGCCTTCGATTCGGCCGCGCGGAACGCCGGGCCGGGGCCGGTCGTCAAGGCCTTGTGCGGCGTTGAGGTCAGCACCGACGAACTGCAGCGCATCGCGCCGGAGATCGCCTGGATACGCGAGAGCACCTGCATGGCGTTCTGGCAGGTCCTCGCATCCCGCCAGTAG
- a CDS encoding DUF3558 domain-containing protein: MNALSRTVAAACAGVAALVIAGCGGPAAKREPADTQSQGLASVDPCTLLTPDELKSFGFEGPGEPDTTISSEPGCSFRGEPLTVTFYKNQEKTVEAYSHKENWSKFDRLQIDGRAAASATSESGKAARICTAMFDAGGGVILVDVSEFLDQGLDECAEARKVAQVIAPRMPR, translated from the coding sequence ATGAACGCACTGTCTCGAACCGTGGCTGCTGCGTGTGCCGGGGTAGCTGCGTTGGTGATCGCGGGCTGCGGTGGGCCGGCCGCGAAGCGGGAGCCTGCTGACACGCAGTCGCAAGGTCTGGCCTCGGTTGATCCGTGCACGTTGCTGACCCCGGACGAGCTGAAGTCCTTCGGCTTCGAAGGGCCCGGCGAGCCCGATACCACTATTTCCTCGGAACCTGGCTGTTCCTTCCGCGGAGAGCCGCTGACCGTGACGTTCTACAAGAACCAGGAAAAGACGGTCGAGGCCTACAGCCACAAGGAGAACTGGTCGAAGTTCGACCGGCTGCAGATCGACGGCCGAGCAGCGGCAAGTGCCACGAGTGAAAGCGGCAAGGCCGCGCGGATCTGCACCGCGATGTTCGACGCGGGTGGCGGCGTGATCCTCGTCGACGTCAGCGAGTTCCTGGACCAGGGGCTGGACGAGTGCGCTGAGGCGCGGAAGGTGGCGCAGGTGATCGCGCCACGTATGCCCCGGTGA
- a CDS encoding helix-turn-helix domain-containing protein — protein MAQWTDPAAQRWLIGVELRHYRQLANRTAVVAAEAIGCTPGKINHLESGRNRQQPDEVVALLKYYGAPEGVVERLAELAERADQRAWWAPWSDVTATWFQPFVGLEGQAAREFLYEPVFVPGLLQTEAYAHAVTSATPRVRPDHVDRFVAFRQARAAVLTDVEPLELAVVVGETALRLDVGDPAILQDQYRHLIRLAALPNIELQVLRPEDGIHSGFTGAFAILGFDHAHSVGYVELQDDAVYIHDQERMRGYSMAAENLREVALSPPESVRFIESLVHD, from the coding sequence GTGGCGCAGTGGACGGACCCGGCAGCTCAACGGTGGCTCATCGGTGTTGAGCTTCGGCACTATCGGCAGCTGGCGAACCGAACCGCCGTTGTTGCGGCGGAGGCGATCGGCTGTACCCCAGGAAAGATCAACCACTTGGAAAGCGGGCGGAATCGGCAGCAGCCCGACGAAGTGGTGGCCCTGCTGAAGTACTACGGCGCGCCCGAAGGCGTGGTCGAAAGACTCGCGGAGCTAGCGGAGCGGGCCGATCAACGCGCATGGTGGGCGCCCTGGAGTGATGTCACGGCAACCTGGTTCCAGCCGTTCGTAGGTTTGGAAGGCCAAGCCGCGCGCGAGTTTCTTTACGAGCCGGTGTTCGTTCCAGGGTTGTTGCAGACGGAAGCGTATGCGCACGCTGTTACGTCGGCCACGCCTCGGGTACGGCCAGATCATGTCGACCGGTTCGTGGCCTTCCGGCAGGCTAGGGCGGCTGTGCTGACAGATGTGGAGCCACTAGAGCTTGCTGTTGTCGTCGGAGAAACAGCGCTTCGCCTTGATGTCGGTGACCCTGCCATCCTGCAAGATCAGTACCGGCACCTGATTCGTTTGGCGGCGTTGCCGAATATCGAACTGCAGGTCTTGCGCCCTGAAGACGGTATCCACAGTGGATTTACCGGTGCCTTCGCGATCCTTGGCTTCGACCATGCGCACTCGGTCGGGTATGTCGAACTCCAAGACGACGCCGTCTACATTCACGATCAAGAGCGGATGCGCGGATATAGCATGGCAGCGGAGAACCTGCGGGAAGTCGCGCTGTCGCCTCCTGAATCGGTGAGGTTCATCGAGTCGCTGGTGCACGACTGA